One Paenibacillus sp. SYP-B4298 genomic window, GCAGCAGAGCGCGGCGAGCTGCAGCCGGGGATATGGAGAGCGCGTCTTCTCTATATGGTGGTCACCTTGCTCATCATGGCTGCAGGTCTTGCCTCCAGGCGGTTCAGTGCGCTGCTGCCGGATTGGCTGGCAAGCCATCTGGGCGATGCACTGTGGGCAGCGATGGTGTATTATGGTATCCGTTGCCTGCTGCCGCGACATCGACCAATATCCTGCCTGATGCTCGCCTTCTGCTTCAGTTATGCAATTGAGGTTAGCCAGCTATATCAAGCGGAGTGGATTCTGGCACTGAGGAGGACAACACTTGGCGCGCTTGTGCTGGGACATGGCTTTTTATTGGCGGACCTTGTCCGTTATGCGGTGGGTATCCTGTGTGCTTATGCGGCCGACGTGATTGCAAGGCGGCTGAATGAAGGCTGAGACGGGCATCAGAGAGATGGACGGGGGTGAACCTTGCTCTTCCAAAATATTTTATGAAAAACCCTTGCTTTTTTTTCGTATATGCGGTATATTCTTTATTACGGTGATGCGATTCAATCGCCGAATGCTCTACAATATAGAGCACCTATATGCGGTCGTGGCGGAATTGGCAGACGCGCTGGATTCAGGTTCCAGTGGTAGCAATACCGTGGAGGTTCGAGTCCTCTCGACCGCACCACTTACAAATGAACGAGCTCTTGAATGGTCCATGTGACGGTTCAAGATCTTTTTTGCATGCCTGGAATGTGCAAGGTGTTGCTAATGACCTGTGCAGATAAAACTTTTGAACTGTAATCATATATGATATTGTATATATAATTCTCTTATTTTACTTTTTTATGGGAGAATAACTCGCTCATATAAGGAGAGGTTGACTTTTGACGAAGAAATGTGCTCTGGTGGTTATTGCTGCTATGATTTTTGGTTTAACCGGTGCTGTTTATGCTGCCGATAGGATTACTATTTTAGTTCATGGAAAAAAAGTAAGCTCTGATGAAGTGAAAATTGAGAACGGAACAACATTTGTTCCGTTGCGGGTAATTGCGGAGAGCTTGGATCAAAATGTGACATGGGATTCAAAAACCAAAACAGTCACCATTGAAGAGAAAGAAAAGCAACAGTTTGTTGAACGTCTTGTTATTCAGAAAAATTGGGATATTTTTGTTGAGGAAAAGCCCGGAGACTCCGATGGAGCCAACCAAGCGCTTATTCATAATTTACAAACCATTTATGCCAAAGCATATAGGGGCTTTTTTGAAACATCTACGGGCGAACCTGAAATGAAAACCGAGGAAGACTTCAGCTTCATAAAGGAAAGCCTTGCAACAAAAGAAGGTTCAACTGATACGAATTTTAATTACGCGAGGCTCATTCAAAAACCATATATCCCCCAAACCGGTGAGAATGCTCCGCCACGAAAAGATTTAATCTTTTTCATTGATGTAACAAATCCAAAAGATCTCTATCTAGCTGTTCAACATCCTGAAAAGCTTAAGGAATGGAAGGTGTACCTGATCGAAGATTACGGCAACTGGTTTCAAAAAGAACTGGATACATACCTTTGGTCCACACGTGGATTTGTGTATTAGATGTAAGGAGAGCTCTTGAATGGTCCATGTGACGGTTCAGGGGCTTTTTTTGCATGTATATGTGTAGAATATCAATTAAGCATGCGACCTGATCGGAACGAGAGCTATGTGCTATGATCTGAGTAGAATTTCGCTATAATGATGGTGATGTCGGATGAATCGCCGATCAATCCCCCCATTCAACATATGCAAACGAATAGAAGCACACGATGCATGTAAAAATAATGAAAAGTCGAGGTGCATCATGAATCGAATATTACTTGTTGAAGATGATGAGCATTTGGTGTTTGGTATGGAATAGATGAGGTCGCTGTTCACATCCATTGGAACCATCCGCCTGAGCTACTGGGATAAGCTAGTTAGACAAACGACCCAGGATTTCGGGGATTACCACGTTTCCATATCTATATTCCGGTGCGATAGAGACGGCCTGGGAGATTCCGTGGTATAGTAGAGCCTATGGCTAGAAAGCAAGTAGAGGAAGAGGGAGGGCAGCCATGGAATACAAAGTCGTGAATCATGAAGGTGGAAGCTATGTGGAGGTGCTGTCGTCCCCAGTCCCGCTTCGTACCGAGCAAAATGCCGTGGATCTCGTTGCGTTGTGTATGGAGCATCAGGTAGACCTGCTGTTGCTGCATCGCAATGTTCTCGCGGAGGATTTCTATGCACTGCGGACGGGCATAGCGGGACAGATGATTCAGAAATGGATCAACTATCATGTGAAGACCGCGGCCGTCGCCCCGATCGAGCTGATACAGCAAGGCAAATTCAAGGAGATGGCAGCAGAGTCCAATAAGAGCAAGCACTTTGGCATCTTCGAATCGGAGCAAGAGGCAGAGCACTGGCTGATGCAATAGGCTCTTATTCAGGGGCTGCTGCATCGGAAGGTATTGGCGATATAGAGTCGGATGTGTATACAGGGTCTTG contains:
- a CDS encoding ribosomal maturation YjgA family protein, with protein sequence MKGKHGEGTMTVRQAAERGELQPGIWRARLLYMVVTLLIMAAGLASRRFSALLPDWLASHLGDALWAAMVYYGIRCLLPRHRPISCLMLAFCFSYAIEVSQLYQAEWILALRRTTLGALVLGHGFLLADLVRYAVGILCAYAADVIARRLNEG
- a CDS encoding copper amine oxidase N-terminal domain-containing protein, which produces MTKKCALVVIAAMIFGLTGAVYAADRITILVHGKKVSSDEVKIENGTTFVPLRVIAESLDQNVTWDSKTKTVTIEEKEKQQFVERLVIQKNWDIFVEEKPGDSDGANQALIHNLQTIYAKAYRGFFETSTGEPEMKTEEDFSFIKESLATKEGSTDTNFNYARLIQKPYIPQTGENAPPRKDLIFFIDVTNPKDLYLAVQHPEKLKEWKVYLIEDYGNWFQKELDTYLWSTRGFVY
- a CDS encoding DUF4180 domain-containing protein, with product MEYKVVNHEGGSYVEVLSSPVPLRTEQNAVDLVALCMEHQVDLLLLHRNVLAEDFYALRTGIAGQMIQKWINYHVKTAAVAPIELIQQGKFKEMAAESNKSKHFGIFESEQEAEHWLMQ